From one Cucurbita pepo subsp. pepo cultivar mu-cu-16 chromosome LG17, ASM280686v2, whole genome shotgun sequence genomic stretch:
- the LOC111778685 gene encoding probable protein phosphatase 2C 60: MGIYLSSPKTEKASDDGENERLRYGLSSMQGWRATMEDAHAACLDLDTSTSFFGVYDGHGGKAVSKFCAKYLHGQVLKHESYMAGDVGTSLQKSFLRMDEMMLGQRGWRELAVLGDKMDKISGMIEGFIWSPKSSEANNQVDNWPAEEGPHSDFHGPNAGSTACVAIIRNNQLVVANAGDSRCVISRKGQAYNLSKDHKPDLEVEKDRILKAGGFIRVGRVNGSLNLARAIGDMEFKQNKSMPAEKQIVTANPDVTTVELCEDDEFLVIACDGIWDCMSSQQLVDYIGDQLKTESKLSVICERVFDRCLAPSAGGEGCDNMTMILVQFKKPFNPNAASAEELPSSSNQLRSDDPNEGSSKTE; encoded by the exons ATGGGGATATATCTGAGCTCCCCCAAAACAGAAAAGGCCTCGGATGATGGTGAGAACGAAAGACTTCGGTACGGCCTTTCCTCTATGCAAGGGTGGCGTGCAACCATGGAAGATGCT CATGCAGCCTGTCTAGATTTGGACACATCAACATCTTTCTTTGGTGTTTATGATGGCCATGGAG GTAAAGCAGTTTCTAAGTTCTGTGCCAAGTACCTTCACGGACAGGTGCTCAAGCATGAATCATACATGGCTGGAGATGTGGGAACTTCATTACAGAAGTCCTTTCTCAG AATGGATGAGATGATGCTTGGACAGAGGGGATGGAGAGAGTTAGCTGTTTTGGGAGACAAAATGGACAAGATTTCTGGTATGATAGAAGGATTTATATGGTCGCCCAAGAGTAGCGAAGCTAACAACCAAGTGGACAATTGGCCTGCGGAGGAG GGACCTCACTCTGACTTTCATGGACCAAATGCTGGAAGCACAGCTTGTGTTGCAATCATTCGAAATAACCAACTTGTGGTAGCAAATGCTGGTGATTCTCGCTGTGTCATTTCCAGAAAGGGCCAG GCATATAATCTATCTAAAGATCACAAGCCTGATCTTGAGGTTGAGAAGGACAGGATTCTGAAAGCTGGTGGTTTCATCCGAGTTGGTCGTGTCAATGGAAGTCTCAACTTGGCACGAGCTATAG GAGACATGGAATTTAAGCAGAACAAAAGTATGCCTGCAGAAAAGCAGATTGTAACAGCCAACCCAGATGTAACAACT GTTGAGCTTTGTGAGGATGACGAGTTTCTTGTAATTGCCTGTGATGGGATCTG GGATTGCATGTCTAGCCAACAACTGGTCGACTACATCGGAGATCAACTAAAAACA GAAAGCAAACTCTCAGTTATTTGCGAGAGAGTATTTGACAGATGTTTGGCACCTTCAGCTGGTGGTGAAGGATGTGACAACATGACCATGATCTTGGTTCAGTTTAAGAAACCCTTCAACCCAAATGCTGCTTCTGCTGAGGAGCTGCCTTCATCGTCCAATCAACTTAGATCTGATGATCCAAACGAAGGCTCTTCTAAAACCGAATAG
- the LOC111778307 gene encoding shikimate O-hydroxycinnamoyltransferase-like, translated as MIITVKDSTMVRPAAETPRRSLWNSNVDLVVPSIHTPSVYFYRPTGASNFFDSQVLKDGLSKALVPFYPMAARLRRDEDGRIEIDCNAEGVLLVEAETTAIIDDFGDFTPTLRLRQLIPAVDYSGGIESYPLLVLQVTRFKCGGVSLGVGMQHHLADGFSGLHFINTWSDMSRGLDLKLSPFIDRSPLRARDPPQPIFRHVEYQPAPPMKTPVQPDPEGTTVSTFKLSREQLNLLKAKSKENGNTTNYSSYEMLSAHVWRCTCKARNLPEDQDTKLYIPTDGRARLRPPLPNGYFGNVIFTATPVAVAGELMSKPTWFAAGKIHEALIQMDNDYLRSALDYLEVQPDLSALVRGAHTFRNPNLGITSWVRLPIHDADFGWGRPIFMGPGGIAYEGLSFVIPSASDDGSLSVAISLQTQHMKAFEKLFFDI; from the exons ATGATTATCACCGTGAAGGATTCGACGATGGTGAGACCAGCGGCGGAGACACCGCGCCGGAGTCTCTGGAACTCGAACGTCGATCTGGTGGTGCCGAGTATCCACACGCCGAGCGTCTACTTCTACCGACCAACCGGTGCTTCCAATTTCTTCGACAGTCAGGTTCTCAAGGATGGCCTAAGCAAGGCGCTGGTGCCGTTCTATCCAATGGCTGCACGGTTACGGCGCGATGAGGACGGTCGAATCGAGATCGATTGTAACGCTGAAGGTGTGCTTCTTGTCGAGGCTGAGACGACGGCGATTATCGATGATTTCGGTGATTTCACGCCGACGTTACGGCTCCGACAACTTATTCCGGCCGTCGATTATTCCGGCGGAATCGAATCGTATCCGTTGTTGGTGTTACAG GTGACTCGCTTCAAATGTGGAGGAGTTTCGCTCGGCGTCGGGATGCAACACCACCTGGCCGATGGCTTCTCTGGTCTCCACTTCATCAACACTTGGTCCGACATGTCGCGTGGCCTCGACCTCAAGCTCTCACCATTCATCGACCGGAGCCCTCTCCGAGCGCGGGATCCACCTCAACCAATTTTTCGACATGTCGAATACCAACCGGCTCCGCCCATGAAAACCCCGGTCCAACCCGACCCGGAAGGGACCACCGTCTCCACCTTCAAATTGAGTCGCGAGCAGCTCAATCTACTCAAAGCCAAATCCAAGGAAAACGGCAACACTACCAACTACAGCTCCTACGAGATGCTCTCTGCCCACGTCTGGCGGTGCACGTGCAAGGCACGTAACCTGCCGGAAGATCAGGACACTAAGCTCTACATTCCCACCGACGGCCGTGCCCGGTTACGCCCGCCGCTTCCCAACGGCTACTTCGGTAACGTCATCTTCACGGCGACGCCGGTAGCCGTCGCAGGGGAACTGATGTCGAAACCGACATGGTTCGCCGCTGGCAAGATCCACGAAGCTTTGATTCAGATGGACAACGATTATTTGAGATCAGCTTTGGACTATCTCGAGGTTCAGCCGGACTTATCGGCGTTGGTTCGTGGGGCTCATACTTTCCGGAATCCGAATTTGGGGATCACGAGCTGGGTTCGGCTTCCGATTCACGACGCCGATTTCGGGTGGGGCCGGCCGATTTTTATGGGCCCCGGCGGAATTGCGTACGAGGGATTGTCGTTTGTAATCCCGAGTGCTTCCGACGACGGCAGCTTATCGGTGGCCATTTCTCTCCAGACTCAACATATGAAGGCGTTTGAGAAGCTGTTCTTTGATATCTGA